A window of Rosa rugosa chromosome 7, drRosRugo1.1, whole genome shotgun sequence genomic DNA:
ATCAAGAATCCCTTAATTATTTGAGCATCGGTTAGATCCGCTAAAAAACTGGTTGAGAGCCTGTTTAAAGCTCAAAATTAATCCCTTATGGGAACAATATCTGAGAAAATAATAGAGAAATTGTACTTACATAAGCAATTGTAAGCATAATTAGCCATATTGTGGAACGCATAGACTGATGCATATCGGTCCCACATCAGAAACCAAATGGAGTTCACTCTCCTCTCCACTATAAAAGGTCTATTCCTCTCTCTTCATTCAGTACGCATTAAATACTTGTCTAACGTTACGctgtcaacacaaatacattgactaccTTAGACATCGTAGcagagaagaccgccaaccgtgGTCTCCCtcctgacgccctttgtatttcatttgacacATGATGCTAGCGCTACTTATCCTTTCTAGCGGTCAAGCTTGGAATAGCGTTACCAAGagttggctaccgccagacctTGAGCATTAACATTAGCGTCGTTTGTGGGAAGCCTCACAAGTGATCCCTTAAAATAAAAATCCCTTAagatacatacatacatacatataagcTATATAAAAGGGATTGAAATTTACACTCCCCAAATTACATTCTGCACtccctcttctttttttaataatttctcTTACTTTGCTTATATTCCTTTCCCACATTACCCTTACAATCATGACTCCCGActccatctctctcctctctcttttgGTGGAAAACTGGAAATTTCTTTCTCCTCTTCTGCTCATCATCTTCCCATTTCTCTTATGGCACAATGATCCCTCTCATTTGGCTTCTATGATTTTTGTTCCCTGATCTGAGAATTACATCATTTTCCTCTAATTGTTAATCTCTTTTAATCTTGATTTGTCTCATGATTAAACAACCAAACAACTTTTCTCTCATTTGCCTCCAAAATCTCGATTTGGCTCTCaatgaaatggattttctgttggTTTTGACTATGAATGAAAATCAAAGATAAAAAAGCTACaacccagaaaagaaaagaaaaaaatttgaaaattggAGTCTCAAATGTGGGTACGAATCTGGACATGAACATGCATTTTGATATAATTTTGGCTTTGAAGAATAAAGACTGGTGTGGTTTCATTTCCTAACTTCAAACTAACATTAGGTAATCTGATAAGAAAGAGAATCTGTTCTTGCCTTCTGATGGTGCTACAGCTAATATAATTTTTTGCCCTCCCTTCTGTAATCAACCTAAACCGGAAATTATACACTCCAAATGAAAATGATATCACTCTAAAAGTCATTTTATGCTCTTCCTCATGGCAAACTTTTTGATTGAAACATGTTATAAGCAAATCTCAGAACTTGATATGTAACTCCCCATGAGAAACATGTCTAAATGTCCAATCTTGCACCCAACACCCATGAAGCTTGAATAGACAAATTTTCCATATTTCTAGGCCACAAACAAAGACCAACATTAGAAGAAGCAACACAAGAAGAATTAGGCGAATCGATATTGTGAAATTGATTGATTTGAACATCTACGTTCATAACCAATTTTGGCCTCGTCGTGCACAACCAACATTTTTCATCTTATTTCAGTTCTAATCTATCGAGTTACAGAGAGAGATAAGAGAACTGAAATGACCTACGCCCAAAACCTAATTGAGGTCAAGAAATGAAGACCCATCTCAAAAGTTTCCAACTTCCCCAGAAATCTATGCAAAAATGCATGCTTTTTCTCGCTCCAGGACTCACCCAAGAGAGAAGAGACTAGGCAGGGGtatttttggaagaagaaaatCCATCAGACAACCAACATAAAGGGAGTGTGGTTTGTAATAAttggagtgcaaatttcacttccCATAAAAGGGATTATTGAAAATTTTAATATAGCTCaaaattatttttcattttctgaaATAGGAAACGGAAAATCTGGGATCTCATACATTTTATGAGCTAAACAGAAAAGGCTGGTACCAGTACCTAACTTCAACAATACATGAACAGAAAATTGGAAAGACTTGTCCAGTAAGAGAAGCATATAATCAGAAATGAAATAAGATGTGTTCAATACTCCGTAAGTAACTTTAGTACAAATACAAGTCTGTTACAGTTCAACTTAACAGATTGCCACCAACCTCACAAGAACTCTTTTCTATCATTTGACTGATTTTGGTCATAACTTCTTGTTTTTTCTGTAACAGCTACTTACCGGGTGGCAACAAAAGAGATTTTGCAAGCTTCTAACCCCTCAACCAAGTGTTTCGATATGATGAATTGTCACGGAGTGAAGCATCATGAGGCTTGTATTCCATGACATAGCTGTGTGGAAGCTTCAAGTTCCGCTTAATTGCATCTCTTAAAGCCATTACAGCCTGGTTAAACAATGTGAAACAATGTAAAGCAATTATACTAGGATAGTAACTAGCCATGAAAGTAGCAATTATGTTTCAAATGACCAACCTGATGATCAGAAGCATTACGATTCCAGATACTCACTATATCCTCATTGAATCTAATGCTTAGTACAGCACCACATATGTTCTCTCCATAGTCAAGTTGGTCACCCACCAAGGCAAGAACCTGCATTCATATACAGTAGTATGAAACACCATACTAAACTCTCAGTTTCAAGTTCCAACTTTAGGAGACAGCCATGGTAGTACACATAGCCTGGTATAATAAAAAAGCAAATGAATCTACAAACATAAATTAtctgaaaaggaaaaaattaaaacaagcaaaagaaaaacataattCAAAAGCTTGTTGATAAAAGATTCAAAACTACTTCTACCATTCCTCCACCATCCCTTATATCTGTACACATTTCTCTCTATTTTGAGTTCTTTCTTGCAAATTATTTACATAATTTCTTTCCTCATCGTTCACATAAACTATATACAAAGTTTTACAACTTGGCCATCAATTTTTGTCCACATTGAGCCAAAAGATCAATACAGAGGAAAGCAAAACCAAAGTCGACAGAGAACTGACTCAGTTTCACTTCTGAAAGCTTGACATTGAGCTCCAAAGCTCAATCAAAACTCCCAGCTTCACATATGAGTCAGAATAATATTAGGTGGAGTATCAGTGAACTCCACTTGGATTAATTGCAACAACATTTTCTTGTCAAGTAGTGAAATTCAACATACAAGGGCCAAGAGGAAGTACATCAAACAAGAGATACGGTTTCCTTGTGGTGGACCAGCAAACAATAATGTCTACATATCGGTCAGCACACCTCTATGCAGGCAATGTCATACAATTATGATGGATGTCGAAAGCTTACATTTTAATTGAtgcatcaaatgttgaatagaACTTCctaaattttcatttaaattggAATACTTAAGTAGATAATTCAGTAATCTTCACTAAATTTCAATACTTATAAGATGTATTTGCAAACAGCTACTGTTTCAGCATTTGCTTACGATACAAAGAATTGCTTCAAAACAAAGATTGTCAAAACACTTGGGTGACATGAGCATGCAAAGTGCATATTTAGTAAGAAAAACAAATAAGAGTTATAGTGCTTACCAGGTCCTCCCAAAAGCGGCCTGAGACAACCTTTTTGAATCGTATTATCCATTTACCACCATTGCAATTAGCAGAGTCCTGAAAACCAGAAATAGTTGGCactgtgtctctctctctctcttgtttgtgtatgaagaaagaaaatagaagagagctGGGTATACCTCCCAAAGAGGGCGAATTCCCTCCTTGAACAGATGCAAGTCAGTTGGGCTAGGCAGTGAGGAAGGACGGGCTAGGTGGCAATAGCACACCCAAAAACCTTCAACCTGTAATAATAATACGCAACCAAATCAATTACTGTCCGCctttcaaaaagaagaagaagaagaagatgttaCCGTGCTGAAATCGATAATTTTCTTTATGTTGTCTTCATAAGACGTCTGGCTTCGAATTCCTGGTGTTCGGCGAGTGTACCAAAATACGAATttgttctgaaaaaaaaaaacatagaagaACATTAGGGACAAGTGAGGGATCGAAATCTGAGGGGGTGGATCGATCAAGATCAAACCTTGAGGGGATGGAGGCCAGCTCTGAGGTCGCGTTCGTCGTCGGCTTCCTTGGTGTTATCGGTAGTAGGAGGAGCGGTAGAATCTATAAGTGCTCTTGCATAGCTATTATGATTCTCGCTGTGGCTGTTGTCCGATTCCTTCTTCTCTGCATCCATCCTCAAACCAAAAGCCCTAATTCCTCTTCCTGCTTCAACCCTTCAATACTTCAATCAATGATAAAACGATGATGGGCTCCTTTTgtaacccaaaacaaaaacaaaaacaaaaacaaaactaataATTTATCAAAACGGTCCGGTCCGGATTCGAATCAGCTCATATCCGGTTTAATTTCGGTTCAAGGTTTTGAAATATAAAAAAGCCCGATGTGCCTGATTCCGGTTTAattaacatttttctttttttaaagcaaattactaattttttttttttttgaactaaaatcattcattcatctcaagccagaatgacacggatacataccttctcTTGCCAATCctagggcaagtttaggacgtggtatgctagcaccacccattagacaatcagtgctcacttattctaaAGCGAGCCTATGAACTATGGAAATACACAGTAAATAGGCCAAGTTTAAAAATAAAACTTTGGGAATACCCTCCTAAAAATAGGAAATTGATAAAAATAGACAAAACTATTTTATTAGATCCCAAGACCTAGACTGCCCAGCCCAGACCAAACAGCAAGAAGCCCAGCGTCTTCCGATCTCCACAACTTCCTACCGCCCATATAACGAAAGCCGCCACGATCTGCTGCAGACTTATCCACACCGACGTCGCCGCTAACTGTTGTCCCGCTGCAGGAAAGACACCATCACGCGCCGCCATCAATAGGAAAAGCAAGCATGCTGCAAACACAGGTAGATCTGAAACCAAAGAAGGCCGCTGCATCCCAACCGTAGCATGCATAACAGCCGTCGTCGTCTTAGAACCAAACCCAGTCCGCCGCCGTCGTTGCCTTGCCCTACGCAGTGGGCACGAAACCAGTCTACTGCCTCATCAATCCGAACAACCTGAAAACCTCTGCTGTCAAGAAGCCACAAGCCATGCAACTAGAAGTCAATGGGCAATGATTCATCCATTACCCGTCCAGCAGCATCACGGAGTCGGCGAGGCGACGTCGGCTTGCCACCGGACGAGAAGGAATCTATTGAAAGTCGGCCTTGGTGCCTCTTTTCTTTCATTCTCCACAAAGAGAGAATTAGGGTTACAACCT
This region includes:
- the LOC133721115 gene encoding eukaryotic translation initiation factor NCBP, which codes for MDAEKKESDNSHSENHNSYARALIDSTAPPTTDNTKEADDERDLRAGLHPLKNKFVFWYTRRTPGIRSQTSYEDNIKKIIDFSTVEGFWVCYCHLARPSSLPSPTDLHLFKEGIRPLWEDSANCNGGKWIIRFKKVVSGRFWEDLVLALVGDQLDYGENICGAVLSIRFNEDIVSIWNRNASDHQAVMALRDAIKRNLKLPHSYVMEYKPHDASLRDNSSYRNTWLRG